In one Eschrichtius robustus isolate mEscRob2 chromosome 15, mEscRob2.pri, whole genome shotgun sequence genomic region, the following are encoded:
- the GPR75 gene encoding probable G-protein coupled receptor 75: protein MNSTDLPQDAPNTTLLHVPHSQGGNSTALQEDLQDLIHTATLASCTFLLAIIFCLGSYGNFIVFLSFFDPAFRKFRTNFDFMVLNLSFCDLFICGVTAPMFTFVLFFSSASGIPDAFCFTFHLTSSGFIIMSLKTVAVIALHRLRMVLGKQPNRTASFLCTLLLTLLLWATSFTLATLATLKTSNSHLCLPMSSLIAREGKAILSLYVVDFTFCVAVVSVSYIMIAQTLRKNAQVRKCPPVITVDASRPQPFMGAPVKGGGEPIQCTMPALYRNQNYNKLQHVQTHGYTKSPNQLPTPAASRLQLVSAVNLSTAKDSKAVVTCVIIVLSVLVCCLPLGISLVQVVLSSSGSFILYQFELFGFTLVFFKSGLNPFIYSRNSAGLRRKVLWCLQYIGLGFFCCKQKTRLRALGKGNLEVNRNKSSHHETNSAYMLSPKPQKKFVDQACGPSHSKESVVSPKMSAGHQHYGQSSSTPINTRIEPYYSIYNSSPSQEESIPHNLQPVNSFGFANSYIAMHYHTTNDLMQEYDSTSAKQIPVPSV from the coding sequence ATGAACTCAACGGACCTCCCTCAGGATGCCCCCAACACTACCCTGCTACATGTGCCTCACTCCCAGGGAGGAAACAGCACTGCTCTCCAGGAAGACCTCCAGGACCTCATCCACACGGCCACCTTGGCGAGCTGTACCTTTCTGCTCGCAATCATCTTCTGCCTGGGCTCTTACGGCAACTTCATTGTCTTCTTGTCCTTCTTTGATCCGGCCTTCAGGAAATTCAGAACCAACTTTGATTTCATGGTCCTGAACCTGTCCTTCTGTGACCTCTTCATCTGTGGCGTGACGGCCCCCATGTTCACCTTTGTGTTGTTCTTCAGTTCAGCCAGCGGCATACCGGATGCTTTCTGCTTCACCTTCCACCTCACCAGCTCCGGCTTCATCATCATGTCCCTCAAGACAGTGGCGGTGATTGCCCTGCACCGGCTCCGCATGGTGTTGGGGAAGCAGCCGAACCGCACGGCCTCCTTTCTCTGCACCTTGCTCCTCACTCTGCTCCTCTGGGCCACCAGTTTCACCCTCGCCACCTTGGCCACCCTGAAAACCAGCAACTCCCACCTCTGCCTTCCCATGTCCAGTCTGATTGCCAGAGAAGGGAAAGCCATCCTGTCTCTCTATGTGGTCGACTTCACCTTTTGTGTTGCTGTGGTCTCTGTGTCTTACATCATGATTGCTCAGACCCTGCGGAAAAATGCTCAGGTCAGAAAGTGCCCCCCTGTGATCACAGTTGATGCTTCCAGACCACAGCCTTTCATGGGGGCCCCTGTGAAGGGAGGTGGAGAACCCATCCAGTGTACCATGCCAGCTCTGTACAGGAACCAGAATTACAACAAACTGCAGCACGTTCAGACCCACGGATACACCAAGAGTCCCAACCAGCTGCCAACCCCTGCGGCCAGCCGGCTCCAGCTGGTGTCGGCTGTCAATCTCTCCACGGCTAAGGATTCCAAGGCGGTGGTCACCTGTGTGATCATTGTGCTGTCGGTCCTGGTGTGCTGCCTTCCACTGGGAATCTCCTTGGTGCAGGTGGTTCTGTCCAGCAGTGGGAGCTTCATCCTTTACCAGTTCGAACTGTTTGGTTTTACGCTTGTATTTTTCAAGTCAGGATTAAACCCTTTTATATATTCTCGGAACAGTGCAGGGCTGAGAAGGAAAGTGCTGTGGTGTCTGCAGTACATAGGCCTGGGTTTTTTCTGCTGCAAACAGAAGACTCGACTTCGAGCCTTGGGAAAGGGAAACCTCGAAGTCAACAGAAACAAATCCTCCCATCATGAAACAAACTCTGCCTACATGTTGTCTCCAAAGCCCCAGAAGAAATTTGTGGACCAGGCCTGTGGCCCAAGTCATTCGAAGGAAAGTGTGGTCAGTCCCAAGATGTCTGCTGGACATCAACACTATGGTCAGAGCAGCTCAACCCCCATCAACACTCGGATTGAGCCGTACTACAGTATCTATAACAGCAGCCCGTCCCAGGAAGAGAGCATCCCACATAACTTACAGCCAGTAAATTCTTTCGGATTTGCCAATTCATATATTGCCATGCATTATCACACCACTAATGATTTAATGCAAGAGTATGATAGCACTTCAGCCAAGCAGATTCCAGTCCCCTCTGTTTAG